One Triticum dicoccoides isolate Atlit2015 ecotype Zavitan chromosome 4B, WEW_v2.0, whole genome shotgun sequence genomic window carries:
- the LOC119295411 gene encoding uncharacterized protein LOC119295411 has translation MPATDYQGSSSSSHSPFASFGRSLLSRSRDTPASPAMLPSGGEAEVEAFQRHVAVSLAELRDGEDFLSIAWIRQLLEAFLLCQEEFRAVVAEVRRRGCGGALAERLVGEYHERAVKALDVCNAARDGVDQVRRWGRLAGIAASVLLAPEEIHEGQLRRARKALSDLSILLVDDAAAAGGGGGVASFLASHRNRSFGRGSRASPSRASSASSSSSSSSHFRSLSWSVSRTWSASRQLQAIGSGLAAPRAHEAGLAAPVYAMGCLLHLASWALVAAVPCPDRVAALQAHHLPAAPPRGAFAWAPPLLTLQDRLTEEGKRKDRRNSCGLLKEIHALEKCAQRLAEAIDAAPIPLTGEREAAVREAAAELAAVCSAMKDGLEPLERQVREVFHRIVRSRMEGLDSPMPNAAD, from the coding sequence ATGCCGGCTACGGACTACcagggctcctcctcctcctcccactcccCGTTCGCCTCCTTCGGCCGCTCGCTGCTGTCTCGAAGCCGGGACACCCCGGCGTCCCCCGCCATGCTTCCGTCCGGCGGGGAGGCCGAGGTCGAGGCGTTCCAGCGGCACGTGGCCGTTAGCCTCGCGGAGCTGAGGGACGGGGAGGATTTCCTCTCCATCGCGTGGATCCGGCAGCTCCTCGAGGCGTTCCTGCTGTGCCAGGAGGAGTTTCGGGCGGTGGTGGCCGAAGTGCGGCGCCGCGGCTGTGGAGGCGCGCTGGCGGAGAGGCTGGTGGGCGAGTACCACGAGCGCGCGGTGAAGGCGCTCGACGTGTGCAACGCCGCCCGCGACGGGGTTGACCAGGTCCGGCGCTGGGGGCGGCTCGCCGGCATCGCGGCGTCCGTGCTGCTCGCCCCCGAGGAGATCCACGAGGGCCAGCTCCGCCGCGCGAGGAAGGCGCTGTCCGACCTCTCGATCCTCCTCGTCGACGACGCGGCCGCcgccgggggcgggggcggcgtcgcCTCCTTCctggcctcacaccgcaaccgctcCTTCGGCCGCGGGAGCCGCGCGTCCCCGTCTCGCgcgtcctccgcctcctcctcgtcgtcctcctcctcgcacTTCCGCTCGCTCTCGTGGAGCGTGTCCCGCACGTGGTCGGCGTCGCGGCAGCTGCAGGCCATCGGGTCCGGCCTGGCCGCGCCGCGCGCGCACGAGGCGGGCCTCGCCGCGCCCGTGTACGCAATGGGATGCCTGCTGCACCTCGCCTCGTGGGCGCTCGTCGCGGCCGTCCCGTGCCCGGACCGCGTCGCGGCGCTCCAAGCGCACCACCTCCCCGCGGCACCGCCGCGTGGGGCATTCGCGTGGGCGCCGCCGCTCCTGACGCTCCAGGACCGCCTCACCGAGGAGGGAAAGCGCAAGGACAGGCGCAATTCCTGCGGCCTCCTCAAGGAAATCCACGCGCTCGAGAAGTGCGCACAGAGGCTCGCCGAGGCGATCGACGCAGCGCCCATCCCGCTCACCGGAGAGAGGGAGGCCGCGGTGCGGGAGGCCGCCGCGGAGCTTGCCGCCGTATGCAGCGCCATGAAGGACGGCCTGGAGCCGCTGGAAAGGCAGGTCCGGGAGGTGTTCCACCGCATTGTGCGCAGCCGCATGGAGGGCCTCGACTCGCCGATGCCCAACGCCGCCGACTGA